In a genomic window of Candidatus Eisenbacteria bacterium:
- a CDS encoding sulfotransferase — protein MAARMQDRLVFLIGAPRSGTTLLARMLSAHSLVYGRAEPHVVTPLAHLGYFGKVQKAPYDPNNVEQAIREIVAELPRGEAGYLDALRAYTDSVYGQLLELAPAEKRFFLDKTPAYALVLPFLTKLYPGARYVVLTRHPLAVLSSYAESFFDGDYRVAITHNPILQRYVPALASFVRDRPVPHVWVKYEELVKDPETHFRRVCEHLGIPFEEKAISYGESGEEWKGLGDPTGVARHARPVTSSVSKWAAEIASNPEVLGLVAGVLDELDPADLETLGYAREKIVAQLEAATGAPVPVKAKGPLRYRVERKVLVALRRNIHENALGRVLGRLRFALDVLLRE, from the coding sequence ATGGCCGCTCGGATGCAGGATCGCCTCGTCTTCCTGATCGGCGCCCCGCGCTCGGGAACGACGCTGCTGGCGCGCATGCTCTCGGCCCACTCGCTCGTCTACGGCCGCGCCGAGCCGCACGTCGTCACGCCGCTCGCCCACCTCGGCTACTTCGGGAAGGTCCAGAAGGCGCCCTACGATCCCAACAACGTCGAGCAGGCGATCCGCGAGATCGTCGCCGAGCTTCCGCGCGGCGAGGCCGGCTATCTCGACGCGCTGCGCGCCTACACCGACTCGGTCTACGGCCAGCTCCTCGAGCTGGCGCCGGCGGAGAAGCGCTTCTTCCTCGACAAGACGCCCGCCTACGCGCTCGTCCTGCCGTTCCTGACGAAGCTCTATCCGGGCGCCCGCTACGTCGTGCTGACGCGCCACCCGCTCGCCGTGCTCTCGTCCTACGCCGAGTCCTTCTTCGACGGCGACTATCGCGTCGCGATCACGCACAATCCGATCCTGCAGCGCTACGTGCCCGCGCTCGCGAGCTTCGTGCGCGACCGTCCGGTGCCGCACGTGTGGGTCAAGTACGAGGAACTCGTGAAGGATCCGGAGACGCACTTCCGGCGCGTCTGCGAGCACCTGGGGATCCCGTTCGAGGAGAAGGCGATCAGCTACGGCGAGAGCGGCGAGGAGTGGAAAGGGCTCGGCGATCCGACCGGCGTCGCGCGGCACGCGCGACCGGTGACCTCGTCGGTCAGCAAGTGGGCGGCGGAGATCGCGTCCAACCCCGAGGTGCTGGGGCTCGTCGCCGGCGTGCTCGACGAGCTCGACCCCGCCGACCTCGAGACGCTCGGCTACGCGCGCGAGAAGATCGTGGCCCAGCTCGAAGCCGCGACGGGCGCACCGGTGCCCGTGAAGGCGAAGGGGCCGCTGCGCTATCGCGTGGAGCGGAAGGTCCTGGTCGCGCTGCGCCGGAACATCCACGAGAACGCGCTGGGGCGCGTCCTCGGACGGCTCCGCTTCGCCCTCGACGTCCTGTTGCGCGAGTAG
- a CDS encoding acyltransferase produces MGRTLATAYDRGRNNFDALRFALATLVLWSHAYSLDAELDPLLAFSGRQMSGGAVGVEGFFIVSGFLVTQSWLGTAGLARFAEKRARRVLPGLLVAMAVGVFAIGPFVTTQPLGTYLTSARTWLHFPGLFAHAWSAVPGVFPRNTFKNQLNGSLWSLRYEIACYVMTGIVGMLGRRIWRPAVIAIAAGSVAGNALLHASGVAAPTWASWGAKLLACYATGMALYEFRDHVPYRGALAAAAAVALLVAARAGGLVWIFPVAGAYLLLYLACASWLPLARFGRFGDFSYGLYLYAYPVQQVILHVFGPKLPERPFFVAAFLVTLPFAIASWHLVEAPMLDRSRRHVTTRGIVAPRPEV; encoded by the coding sequence GTGGGCCGAACGCTCGCGACGGCGTACGATCGCGGCCGCAACAACTTCGACGCGCTCCGCTTCGCGCTCGCGACCTTGGTCCTGTGGTCGCACGCGTACTCGCTCGACGCCGAGCTCGATCCGCTCCTCGCCTTCTCCGGGCGGCAGATGAGCGGGGGCGCCGTCGGCGTCGAGGGCTTCTTCATCGTGTCGGGCTTCCTGGTGACGCAGAGCTGGCTCGGAACGGCCGGCCTCGCCCGCTTCGCCGAGAAACGGGCGCGGCGCGTGCTGCCGGGGCTCCTCGTGGCGATGGCCGTCGGCGTCTTCGCGATCGGCCCCTTCGTCACGACGCAGCCGCTCGGCACGTACCTCACGTCGGCGCGGACGTGGCTCCACTTCCCCGGGCTCTTCGCGCACGCGTGGAGTGCCGTCCCCGGCGTGTTCCCACGCAACACGTTCAAGAACCAGCTGAACGGCTCGCTCTGGTCGCTGCGCTACGAGATCGCCTGCTACGTCATGACCGGCATCGTGGGCATGCTCGGCCGGCGGATCTGGCGGCCGGCCGTGATCGCGATCGCCGCCGGGTCGGTCGCCGGAAACGCCCTGCTGCACGCCTCCGGCGTCGCCGCGCCCACCTGGGCGAGCTGGGGCGCGAAGCTCCTCGCCTGCTACGCGACCGGCATGGCGCTCTACGAATTCCGCGACCACGTTCCCTATCGCGGCGCGCTCGCGGCGGCCGCGGCCGTGGCGCTCCTCGTCGCCGCGCGCGCGGGCGGACTCGTCTGGATCTTCCCGGTCGCCGGTGCCTACCTGCTCCTCTACCTCGCCTGCGCGTCGTGGCTTCCGCTCGCGCGCTTCGGGCGCTTCGGCGACTTCTCGTACGGCCTCTACCTGTACGCGTATCCCGTGCAGCAGGTGATCCTGCACGTCTTCGGGCCGAAGCTCCCCGAGCGGCCCTTCTTCGTTGCCGCGTTTCTCGTCACACTGCCGTTCGCGATCGCCTCGTGGCATCTCGTCGAGGCGCCGATGCTCGACCGCTCGCGCCGTCATGTGACGACCCGAGGGATTGTCGCTCCGCGCCCGGAGGTCTAG
- a CDS encoding SxtJ family membrane protein has protein sequence MPAPSRSALRRFGLSVGGVFLLLGSVSWWRGHVIAPRVMWALGGPLVVGGLVAPALLAPVERAWMAMAEVLGRVNTRIILTALFYLVITPVGWIRRLSGDPLDRTMRDGRASNWVKRQRGPVDPARYRQQF, from the coding sequence ATGCCCGCGCCCTCGCGGTCGGCGCTGCGGAGGTTCGGCCTCTCCGTCGGCGGCGTGTTCCTGTTGCTCGGCAGCGTCAGTTGGTGGCGCGGCCACGTGATCGCCCCGCGCGTCATGTGGGCGCTCGGCGGTCCGCTGGTCGTGGGCGGGCTGGTCGCGCCCGCGCTCCTCGCTCCGGTCGAGCGCGCCTGGATGGCCATGGCCGAGGTCCTGGGGCGGGTGAACACGCGCATCATCCTCACCGCGCTGTTCTATCTCGTGATCACGCCGGTCGGGTGGATCCGGCGGCTCTCGGGCGATCCCCTCGATCGCACCATGCGCGATGGTCGCGCGTCGAACTGGGTCAAGCGCCAGCGCGGACCGGTCGATCCGGCGCGCTACCGGCAGCAGTTCTGA
- a CDS encoding carbamoyltransferase, translated as MATILGLSAFYHDSAACLVRDGEIVAAAQEERFTRKKHDASFPRHAVAYVLREAGITIRDVDYVGFYDKPLLKFERLLEQYLGVAPRGLRSFLAAMPVWLKEKLFTRGLLARELDGFAGEFLFTEHHESHAASAFYPSPFVEAAVLTIDGVGEWATSSYGVGRGKDLELWAELHYPHSLGLLYSAFTYYTGFKVNSGEYKVMGLAPYGTPKYVDRIFERIVELKDDGSLKLDMRHFGYLDGLTMTRPAFDEVFDGPPRRPEAPLTQREMDIAASIQVVTEEIMLRMARHVHRETGMENLCLAGGVALNCVGNGRLLREGPFRRLWIQPAAGDAGGAVGVALAIHHKVLGNDRRLYSEGDAMRGAYLGPADGDADVERVLRELGAVYERCDSEAALVDRTARLLADEKVVGWHQGRMEFGPRALGARSILGDARSPKMQSVMNLKIKHRESFRPFAPSVLREHVREWFELDVDSPYMLLVAAVRPEHRIAMTPEQERLFGIERLNVPRSSIPAVTHVDYSARIQTVHRETNPRYHALLSRFHELTGCPVVVNTSFNVRGEPIVCTPRDSWRCFMRTEMDALVIGSFVLLKERQPPLSDDVDWRREFELD; from the coding sequence ATGGCGACGATCCTCGGTCTCTCCGCGTTCTACCACGACTCGGCGGCGTGCCTCGTGCGCGACGGCGAGATCGTCGCGGCGGCGCAGGAGGAGCGCTTCACCCGCAAGAAGCACGACGCGTCGTTTCCCCGCCACGCCGTCGCCTACGTGCTGCGCGAAGCCGGGATCACGATCCGCGACGTCGACTACGTCGGCTTCTACGACAAGCCCCTCCTCAAGTTCGAACGGCTGCTGGAGCAGTACCTCGGCGTGGCGCCGCGCGGGCTGCGGTCCTTCCTCGCCGCGATGCCGGTGTGGCTGAAGGAGAAGCTCTTCACACGCGGCCTCCTCGCGCGCGAGCTCGACGGCTTCGCGGGCGAGTTCCTGTTCACGGAGCATCACGAGTCGCACGCCGCGAGCGCGTTCTACCCGTCGCCGTTCGTCGAGGCGGCGGTGCTCACGATCGACGGCGTGGGTGAGTGGGCGACGTCGTCGTACGGCGTCGGCCGCGGCAAGGACCTCGAGCTGTGGGCGGAGCTCCACTATCCGCATTCGCTCGGGCTCCTCTACTCGGCGTTCACCTACTACACCGGGTTCAAGGTCAACTCCGGCGAGTACAAGGTGATGGGCCTCGCGCCCTACGGGACGCCGAAGTACGTCGACCGGATCTTCGAGCGCATCGTCGAGCTGAAAGACGACGGCTCGCTCAAGCTCGACATGCGCCACTTCGGCTACCTCGACGGCCTCACCATGACGCGTCCCGCGTTCGACGAGGTGTTCGACGGACCGCCGCGCAGGCCCGAGGCGCCGCTCACCCAGCGGGAGATGGACATCGCAGCGTCGATCCAGGTCGTGACCGAAGAGATCATGCTGCGCATGGCGCGGCACGTGCACCGCGAGACGGGGATGGAGAACCTCTGCCTCGCGGGCGGCGTTGCGCTCAACTGCGTCGGCAACGGCCGGCTGCTGCGCGAAGGGCCCTTCCGGCGCCTGTGGATCCAGCCCGCCGCCGGCGACGCGGGCGGCGCCGTGGGCGTCGCGCTCGCCATCCACCACAAGGTGCTCGGCAACGATCGCCGGCTCTACTCCGAGGGCGACGCGATGCGCGGCGCGTACCTGGGTCCGGCCGACGGCGACGCCGACGTCGAGCGCGTCCTGCGGGAGCTCGGCGCGGTGTACGAGCGCTGCGACTCGGAGGCGGCGCTCGTCGACCGCACGGCGCGCCTGCTCGCCGACGAGAAGGTCGTCGGCTGGCACCAGGGCCGCATGGAGTTCGGTCCGCGCGCGCTCGGCGCCCGCAGCATCCTGGGCGATGCGCGCTCGCCGAAGATGCAGTCGGTGATGAACCTCAAGATCAAGCACCGCGAGAGCTTCCGGCCGTTCGCGCCGTCGGTGCTGCGCGAGCACGTGCGCGAGTGGTTCGAGCTCGACGTCGATTCGCCGTACATGCTGCTGGTTGCCGCCGTGAGGCCCGAGCACCGGATCGCGATGACGCCCGAGCAGGAGCGCCTGTTCGGCATCGAGCGCCTGAACGTGCCGCGCTCGTCGATCCCGGCGGTGACCCACGTCGACTACTCGGCGCGCATCCAGACCGTGCACCGCGAGACGAATCCGCGCTACCACGCGCTGCTCTCGCGCTTCCACGAGCTCACGGGATGCCCGGTCGTCGTCAACACGAGCTTCAACGTCCGCGGCGAGCCCATCGTGTGCACGCCGCGCGACTCGTGGCGGTGCTTCATGCGCACCGAGATGGACGCGCTCGTCATCGGCTCGTTCGTCCTCCTGAAGGAGCGGCAGCCGCCCCTCTCGGACGACGTCGACTGGCGCCGTGAGTTCGAGCTCGACTGA
- a CDS encoding carboxylesterase family protein, with protein sequence MRRATALALAISLLGGCRGGRTEEVRVADPASRRPTTSGEVVGFVGRYGSFVWMGIPFAAPPAGEHRWRAPAAPAAWTGVREAIAPGSACVQYASPFGGVTTAKVNTAVGSEDCLYLNVWAPRTATPASRLPVMVWIHGGGNSIGAGSFYDGGNLATLRDVVVVSMNYRLGPFGWFRHEAIRASATSDVERSGNFGTLDLVRALEWVRDNVAAFGGDPSRVTIFGESAGGMNVLSLLLSPQARGLFQRAIVESAGVRMADPVLAEASADGPSPVANNSSNEALARLWVRDGRATDRADAKARLATTAPAEIAGYLRAEDALKLLEAYQPLPGIGMIRMPLVFADGTVLPSDGPVERLRRADGWNRVPVMIGTNRDENKLFMFGDPRWVRWWLWILPRLRDPERYDVTAEIMSKMWKANGADQLATAMRASGAANVYVYRFDWDEESTPLGTDLPRMLGACHGFEIPFVFDHFDFGRDGRALFTEANEPGRKELSTAMTSYWTAFAATGDPGRGRDGALPEWPAWSAPPRFMVLDTTAGGGVRTSPDTVTRESVLALVESDPRLPTPRDRCMIYHDLVDWTDAMTRASYEAKCPDLPFDGYPWGS encoded by the coding sequence ATGCGGCGAGCGACGGCTCTGGCACTGGCCATCTCGCTCCTCGGCGGATGCCGGGGGGGACGGACGGAAGAGGTTCGGGTCGCGGATCCCGCCTCGCGACGTCCGACCACGAGCGGCGAGGTGGTGGGCTTCGTCGGACGCTACGGGAGCTTCGTCTGGATGGGCATTCCGTTCGCCGCCCCGCCGGCCGGCGAGCACCGCTGGCGCGCGCCGGCGGCGCCCGCGGCGTGGACGGGCGTGCGGGAGGCGATCGCACCCGGCTCGGCGTGCGTGCAGTACGCGAGCCCGTTCGGCGGCGTCACGACCGCCAAAGTGAACACGGCGGTCGGCAGCGAGGATTGCCTGTACCTGAACGTCTGGGCGCCCAGGACCGCGACGCCCGCCTCGCGCCTCCCGGTCATGGTATGGATCCACGGCGGCGGCAATTCGATCGGCGCCGGGAGCTTCTACGACGGCGGCAACCTTGCGACGCTGCGCGACGTGGTGGTCGTGTCGATGAACTACCGGCTGGGACCGTTCGGCTGGTTCCGGCACGAGGCGATCCGCGCGAGCGCCACCAGCGACGTCGAGCGCTCGGGCAACTTCGGCACGCTCGACCTCGTCCGCGCCCTCGAATGGGTGCGCGACAACGTCGCCGCGTTCGGCGGCGATCCGTCGCGCGTCACCATCTTCGGCGAGTCGGCCGGCGGCATGAACGTGCTGAGCCTGCTCCTCTCGCCGCAGGCGCGCGGGCTCTTCCAGCGGGCGATCGTCGAGAGCGCCGGCGTGCGCATGGCGGACCCCGTCCTCGCCGAGGCGTCCGCCGACGGGCCGTCGCCGGTCGCGAACAACAGCTCGAACGAAGCGCTGGCGCGCCTGTGGGTGCGCGACGGCCGCGCCACCGATCGTGCCGACGCGAAGGCGCGCCTCGCGACGACCGCGCCCGCCGAGATCGCGGGCTACCTGCGCGCCGAGGACGCCCTGAAGCTCCTCGAGGCGTATCAGCCGCTCCCCGGCATCGGCATGATCCGCATGCCGCTCGTCTTCGCCGACGGGACCGTGCTGCCGAGCGACGGGCCGGTGGAACGCCTGCGGCGGGCGGACGGATGGAATCGCGTGCCGGTCATGATCGGGACCAACCGCGACGAGAACAAGCTCTTCATGTTCGGCGATCCGCGCTGGGTGCGGTGGTGGCTCTGGATCCTGCCCCGCCTGCGCGATCCGGAGCGCTACGACGTCACGGCCGAGATCATGTCGAAGATGTGGAAGGCGAACGGCGCCGACCAGCTCGCGACCGCGATGCGGGCGTCGGGCGCGGCAAACGTCTACGTCTACCGCTTCGACTGGGACGAGGAGTCGACGCCCCTCGGCACCGATCTGCCGCGCATGCTGGGCGCGTGCCACGGATTCGAGATCCCGTTCGTGTTCGACCACTTCGACTTCGGCCGCGACGGCCGAGCGCTGTTCACCGAGGCGAACGAGCCGGGGCGGAAGGAGCTCTCCACGGCGATGACGTCGTACTGGACGGCGTTTGCGGCGACCGGCGACCCCGGGCGCGGTCGCGACGGCGCCCTGCCCGAATGGCCCGCGTGGAGCGCTCCGCCGCGCTTCATGGTTCTCGACACGACGGCCGGAGGCGGTGTGCGAACGTCGCCCGACACGGTCACGCGCGAGAGCGTCCTCGCCCTGGTCGAGTCCGATCCGCGGCTCCCGACGCCGCGCGATCGATGCATGATCTACCACGACCTCGTCGACTGGACGGACGCGATGACGCGCGCGTCGTACGAGGCCAAGTGCCCGGACCTGCCGTTCGACGGCTACCCCTGGGGTAGCTGA
- a CDS encoding c-type cytochrome → MRIAVRTRALILALLALAWAPDGDAASAAVDLTASYEGQVTVAHSQETADVAGALQAFGSTVTGTLALGAMSMSASTIYTMQGRVRRRRVRLVGASTDGTRLVWLGKVTADGLRGRALLARPGMKVRGRMRLTRRTTDSSGGGGPPACDNSYFTDEVMPKVLVPVCQACHSATGQAAMTTFRVTPGDPLATQASVALHINVANPDASRILRKPLNLIPHGGGQRLVAGSPEEQILRHWVDLVVQGVCGGPPGGGPGSGSPEQQLYADNCASCHGDDARGLQGRPDIRCAVKIHDPVRLGKGTGPDAMPKFDNLTDADITTLAGYLAGLCDASGRTGVDLYTSNCSTCHGADARGVGDNPNVRCSSDVNDAVRSGKGSDMPAYSSAELSNADVASIEAYLAGLCTASGIDRPADLYESNCGSCHGTDARGVQGRPDVRCAVKIHDPVRLGQGTGPDAMPAFANLSDADIATLAGYLTGLCDASGRTGVDLYTSNCGACHAADGRGANGDPNVRCAVDIADAVRRGRNAGAMPAFTAIELSNADVTGVQTYLDGLCAASGPDRPADLYVSNCASCHGPTGGGGRDSSGVHGPEIQCQSAGDMSDAIRSGPDEMPSYPRFSAADITAVTDYLHGYCVGGGGGGD, encoded by the coding sequence ATGCGTATCGCCGTTCGCACCCGCGCGCTGATTCTGGCACTCCTGGCGCTCGCGTGGGCGCCCGATGGGGACGCCGCGTCCGCGGCGGTCGACCTCACGGCCTCGTACGAAGGTCAGGTCACGGTCGCGCACTCGCAAGAAACTGCAGACGTGGCGGGTGCGCTCCAGGCGTTCGGCTCGACCGTCACCGGCACGCTGGCGCTGGGTGCGATGAGCATGAGCGCGTCGACGATCTACACGATGCAGGGTCGCGTCCGCAGGCGCCGCGTGCGCCTCGTGGGCGCGAGCACCGACGGGACGCGCCTCGTGTGGCTCGGCAAGGTGACGGCCGACGGGCTCCGCGGTCGGGCGCTGCTCGCGCGACCCGGGATGAAGGTCCGTGGACGGATGCGACTCACGCGCCGCACGACCGACTCCTCGGGCGGTGGAGGCCCGCCGGCGTGCGACAACTCGTACTTCACCGACGAGGTGATGCCGAAGGTGCTGGTGCCCGTCTGCCAGGCCTGCCACAGCGCGACCGGGCAGGCGGCGATGACGACCTTCCGCGTGACGCCGGGCGATCCGCTCGCGACGCAGGCCAGCGTGGCGCTTCACATCAACGTCGCCAATCCGGACGCGTCGCGCATTCTCCGCAAGCCCCTGAACCTCATCCCCCACGGCGGCGGCCAACGCCTCGTGGCCGGGAGCCCCGAGGAGCAGATCCTGCGGCACTGGGTCGACCTCGTCGTGCAGGGCGTATGCGGCGGCCCGCCGGGCGGCGGGCCGGGAAGCGGCTCGCCCGAGCAGCAGCTCTACGCCGACAACTGCGCGTCGTGCCACGGCGACGACGCACGCGGGCTCCAGGGTCGCCCCGACATCCGCTGCGCGGTGAAGATCCACGACCCGGTACGCCTCGGCAAGGGCACGGGCCCCGACGCGATGCCGAAGTTCGACAACCTGACCGACGCCGACATCACGACGCTGGCGGGCTACCTCGCGGGCCTCTGCGACGCGAGCGGCCGCACGGGCGTGGATCTCTACACGAGCAACTGCTCGACGTGCCACGGCGCCGACGCGCGCGGCGTCGGCGACAACCCGAACGTGCGCTGCTCGTCGGACGTCAACGACGCCGTTCGCAGCGGCAAGGGCAGCGACATGCCGGCGTACTCGTCCGCCGAGCTGTCGAATGCGGACGTCGCGAGCATCGAGGCGTATCTCGCCGGGCTGTGCACCGCGAGCGGAATCGATCGGCCGGCCGATCTCTACGAGTCGAACTGCGGCTCGTGTCACGGCACCGACGCGCGCGGCGTCCAGGGCCGGCCCGACGTGCGCTGCGCGGTGAAGATCCACGACCCGGTGCGCCTCGGACAGGGCACCGGTCCGGACGCGATGCCGGCGTTCGCCAATCTCAGCGACGCCGACATCGCGACGCTCGCCGGGTACCTGACGGGACTCTGCGACGCGAGCGGTCGCACGGGCGTGGATCTCTACACGAGCAACTGCGGGGCCTGTCACGCGGCCGACGGCCGCGGCGCCAACGGCGATCCGAACGTGCGCTGCGCCGTCGACATCGCCGACGCGGTTCGCCGCGGCCGGAACGCCGGCGCCATGCCGGCCTTCACGGCGATCGAGCTGTCCAACGCCGACGTGACGGGCGTGCAGACGTACCTGGACGGGCTCTGCGCCGCGAGCGGGCCCGATCGGCCGGCCGACCTCTACGTCTCGAACTGCGCCTCGTGCCACGGTCCCACGGGCGGCGGTGGCCGCGACTCGAGCGGTGTCCACGGCCCCGAGATCCAGTGCCAGAGCGCCGGCGACATGTCCGACGCGATCCGGTCCGGTCCGGACGAGATGCCCAGCTACCCGAGGTTCTCCGCGGCCGACATCACCGCCGTCACCGACTACCTGCACGGCTACTGCGTCGGCGGCGGCGGTGGCGGGGACTGA
- a CDS encoding prolipoprotein diacylglyceryl transferase family protein — MLPTLETQVGDVHVVVSLYGIAVMLAVAAGMILATRQARRPDVVLVAAPLVVAGAWWGAGAYYRAVHGGAGLASMGGIGGGIVMVAAASRLAGVRCLDLLDAFAPGALLGFGVGRIGCFLAGCCFGRPTELPWGIVLPDLGPPPRHPVQLYAAGADFALAAWLVRSPGPPGATACRAMIGYGVVRVALETMRDPAATDLLCAWGITVPQACAIALVLAGLALSTQRPRVKSP; from the coding sequence ATGCTCCCGACGCTCGAGACACAGGTCGGCGACGTGCACGTCGTCGTCTCGCTGTACGGCATCGCCGTCATGCTCGCCGTCGCCGCCGGCATGATCCTCGCCACGCGGCAGGCGCGACGGCCCGACGTCGTCCTGGTCGCGGCGCCCCTCGTCGTCGCGGGCGCGTGGTGGGGCGCCGGGGCATACTATCGCGCCGTGCACGGCGGCGCGGGCCTCGCGTCGATGGGCGGCATCGGCGGCGGCATCGTGATGGTCGCGGCTGCGAGCCGGCTCGCGGGTGTGCGTTGCCTCGATCTGCTCGACGCATTCGCCCCCGGCGCGCTGCTCGGCTTCGGCGTCGGTCGCATCGGCTGCTTCCTCGCCGGGTGCTGTTTCGGGCGGCCCACGGAGCTGCCGTGGGGCATCGTGCTGCCGGATCTCGGTCCTCCGCCCCGCCATCCCGTGCAGCTCTACGCCGCGGGCGCCGACTTCGCCCTCGCCGCCTGGCTGGTGCGGAGCCCTGGTCCGCCGGGGGCGACGGCGTGCCGCGCGATGATCGGCTACGGCGTCGTTCGCGTGGCGCTCGAGACGATGCGCGATCCCGCTGCGACCGATCTCCTCTGCGCGTGGGGCATCACCGTTCCGCAGGCCTGCGCGATCGCGCTGGTCCTGGCCGGTCTGGCGCTGTCGACGCAGCGCCCGCGGGTCAAATCCCCTTGA
- a CDS encoding SDR family NAD(P)-dependent oxidoreductase codes for MGKLLEGKVAVVTGSGRGIGRGIALALATEGAKVVVNDVGCATDGRGTDADPAAGVCKEIAALGSEAIPNYDSVAEFDSAGNIIKAAVDKWGRIDILVNNAGILRDKQLVNMAPEDFDAVLKVHLYGGFNCCRHALPHMREKGYGRIINIVSSAGLRGNFGQANYGAAKAGLMGLTFVIAVEHMKGNAEGKYSITANALAPAGMTRMVGQIPGMEGRPVPPEMNPDLNGPIVAYVASEEAKHVNGQIFGRRGYAYTLFQTPKPLAAMFKEGGWSAGEIAKNFDAAFFEHLSVPGIPVTPAMKAAAAAAAQKKG; via the coding sequence ATGGGCAAGCTTCTCGAAGGCAAGGTCGCCGTGGTCACCGGGTCGGGCCGGGGCATCGGGCGCGGCATCGCGCTCGCGCTCGCGACCGAGGGTGCCAAGGTGGTCGTGAACGACGTCGGCTGCGCGACCGACGGGCGCGGCACCGACGCCGATCCGGCGGCGGGGGTCTGCAAGGAGATCGCCGCGCTCGGCAGCGAGGCGATTCCCAACTACGACAGCGTCGCCGAGTTCGACAGCGCGGGGAACATCATCAAGGCGGCGGTCGACAAGTGGGGACGCATCGACATCCTGGTCAACAACGCCGGCATCCTGCGCGACAAGCAGCTCGTCAACATGGCGCCCGAAGATTTCGACGCGGTCCTGAAAGTCCACCTCTACGGCGGCTTCAACTGCTGCCGGCACGCGCTGCCGCACATGCGCGAGAAGGGCTACGGCCGCATCATCAACATCGTCTCGAGCGCCGGCCTGCGCGGAAACTTCGGGCAGGCGAACTACGGCGCCGCCAAGGCCGGGCTCATGGGGCTCACCTTCGTCATCGCCGTCGAGCACATGAAGGGCAACGCCGAGGGCAAGTACTCGATCACGGCCAACGCGCTCGCGCCCGCCGGCATGACCCGCATGGTGGGCCAGATCCCCGGCATGGAAGGCCGTCCGGTGCCGCCGGAGATGAACCCCGATCTGAACGGGCCCATCGTCGCCTACGTCGCGTCCGAGGAGGCGAAGCACGTCAACGGCCAGATCTTCGGTCGCCGCGGCTACGCCTACACCCTCTTCCAGACGCCGAAGCCGCTCGCCGCCATGTTCAAGGAAGGCGGCTGGTCGGCCGGGGAGATCGCGAAGAACTTCGACGCGGCGTTCTTCGAGCACCTCTCGGTACCCGGCATTCCGGTCACGCCCGCGATGAAGGCGGCCGCCGCGGCGGCCGCGCAGAAGAAGGGGTAG
- a CDS encoding VOC family protein has protein sequence MTPKGFSHVGLSTLDLDATRAFYEGVLGFRAVRCDIMEFEEGGRIRHVFFDCGNGQMMAFMEPKGVPGVPAEYDAGINRGLGVPDAFYHFAFDVESHAALVAKRNALLAKGVRVTPIVDHEGWMESIYFKDPNGLMLEFAWQSRALTDDDAVMALRARHSLRARSPVTDFRRD, from the coding sequence ATGACACCCAAGGGCTTTTCGCACGTCGGCCTTTCGACGCTCGACCTCGACGCGACGCGCGCCTTCTACGAGGGCGTGCTCGGCTTCCGGGCGGTGCGCTGCGACATCATGGAGTTCGAGGAGGGCGGCCGTATCCGTCACGTCTTCTTCGACTGCGGGAACGGCCAGATGATGGCCTTCATGGAGCCGAAGGGCGTTCCCGGCGTCCCCGCCGAGTACGACGCCGGCATCAACCGCGGCCTCGGCGTGCCCGACGCGTTCTACCACTTCGCGTTCGACGTCGAGTCGCACGCCGCCCTGGTCGCGAAGCGCAACGCGCTGCTCGCCAAGGGCGTCAGGGTGACGCCGATCGTCGACCACGAGGGGTGGATGGAGTCCATCTACTTCAAGGACCCGAACGGCCTCATGCTGGAGTTCGCGTGGCAGAGCCGCGCCCTCACCGACGACGACGCGGTGATGGCGCTCCGGGCCCGCCATTCGCTCCGAGCGCGCTCACCGGTGACCGACTTCCGCCGCGACTAG
- a CDS encoding Uma2 family endonuclease, translating into MTLPARKEPAASKRLTVKQYLALTTRGVLAEEDRVELLEGVVVAMAPRTARHDAAVNHVFRALLRAVGSRATLRCQSSLVLPPASVPEPDVVMAVGDDHAYDHAHPTDALLVVEVAESSLPQDRLTKAAIYAARGVQDYWIVNLRDDTVEIRRRPDRRGRRYRRVTTARRGDTIDLAAFTDVRIEVDSLLPDR; encoded by the coding sequence GTGACGCTGCCCGCCCGCAAGGAACCCGCGGCATCGAAGCGACTCACCGTCAAGCAGTACCTCGCGCTCACCACGCGGGGCGTGCTGGCAGAGGAGGATCGCGTCGAGCTGCTGGAAGGGGTGGTGGTGGCGATGGCTCCCCGGACGGCGCGGCACGATGCTGCGGTGAATCACGTCTTCCGCGCCCTGCTGCGAGCCGTGGGCTCGCGGGCGACCCTCCGCTGCCAGTCCTCGCTCGTCTTGCCACCGGCGTCCGTACCCGAGCCCGACGTCGTCATGGCGGTGGGCGACGATCACGCCTACGACCACGCGCATCCCACCGACGCACTCCTCGTCGTCGAGGTCGCGGAATCGTCGCTACCCCAGGATCGCCTGACCAAGGCGGCCATCTACGCGGCGCGCGGCGTCCAGGACTACTGGATCGTCAACCTGCGGGACGACACGGTCGAGATCCGGCGGCGGCCCGATCGGCGAGGACGCCGCTACCGCCGCGTGACGACGGCGCGCCGCGGAGACACGATCGATCTCGCGGCGTTCACCGACGTGCGGATCGAGGTGGACTCGCTGCTGCCCGATCGGTAG